gggtacccgtcgcggcccctagtcgggtcgtgacacatagaatctttaagtttcttgaaataatatttatattttttaaaccTACGTATTAAAGACTATAAATCACAATAACTAagaacttaaaatatttaaaaggcatataGAAAAATTTTGGTCAAAGAAAAATCTGGTTGACTCTTGAAAATTCCAACTGTGCCACATGAATTGTACAGAGGAAGTAATGAAGTTCTTTATTTAATTTAAACGGTCAAACAATGCTTAAATGCCATTTTTTTTgccatatttatttatttattgccaTTTTTTTCTGCCCTTTTTTTGGGGAAAAAACGTAAGTAGACAAgaatatataaatatttatatattGTTAGCAGGTAAATGAACAGGTAAATGCAGTAAATATTTTCTAGTAGTTTAATTAAGAGTTCTATGGTAAAACAACTTCCCATGTATAAGGAAACCTCCATACGATCCTACTCTTTTGCTAAAACAACTTCCTATATAAGGAAACCTACGTTCCTACTTTTTTGCTAATATCATCCAAAACTATGACATCTAATTTCAAAACCATAACTTCTTTATCCTTATTatatgggtgaaaatcatttacacccctcaactttgctttaaaaatcaaactcccccctcaactttgaacaatagtcatTATCCCCCCTTTATTCTAATTGACTTTTTtaaattcctattttacccttacattattagcttttgtcttcttctttttttactttttaaaatcaAGATATTCTTCATTTTTTTAATCTATGTAACGAATTttctataaaaaataaatattatcttcTGGGTGAAAAAACTGGGAATTATTAATTGTGTATATACGTTAATAATGTTTTATAATAAATTCTTTTTATTAATAACAAGCAAGACTCTAATATCTATTTATACAACTGAAAATAACAGGTAAAAATAGCTTTATGAATATATTTTAATGCAACTACTACAAAATTCTTAAATTGTTTATTTatattgtaaatgaattttaaattataatataAGAAATATTCCATTAATTACAACGAAAACTTGTTTATTTTTATGGACAATAGAGATTAAGAGAGACGCTAAATTTAATTATAGATAGGCATGcttgtacatacatatatttaatgCATATGTAGaaataatttataaatattactACTATACTTTGGTAATAAAAAATTTCAGTtacacaaaaaaaataataaaaaataaaaaattgagataacaaTTATAAAAATTAGCATTAGATTTCGTGACAAATTCATAAAAGTATTATTCCACTTAATatgttaatgaacttaaataaaTTTATAAATGCCTaagttaaaataaataaatgttaCATAAgtataatataaaaatgtattacataaatggaggattgaaAATAACAAGGACGAAATAGACATTGCATAGGATAAAAGGGGGGAAAATGACTATTGCTCAAAGttgaggggggagtttgatttttaaagcaaagttggggggTGAAGATGATTTTCACCCTTATTATATGCATATAAAAGGTATACAAAGCATTAATAtagagaaaatactcaaaataccccccaacgtttgaccaaaatcccaactacatacCTAACCTTTgtgggggtcctattacccccctggacaaattttttcagtatcaaaatgccccttttttgctgatgtggcagtccAATATGACAACTCCCAATTATTAACAGGCGCTTGTCCACACGCACCTGGCCCACGTGCCACATTTTTAATTTCCctccattttttattaatttccccCCTTCCTCCATCCATTTActcttcttcaaaaaaaaaaaaaaaaaaaaaacaaatttctcAATTTTCCATACTCCATTTTTCAATATGAGGATCCGAAAACTCATACCTAAttctccttcatcttcatcaacatcatcatccctgattttctttaacaagattagatttttcaaccttgttttttttttttttttttcatttttcgttttttttcttcaatttttttttttttttttgaatttgatttgggaaaacagtgattataatccaaacaaacccaaatgtgaaaggaagcttcctaacaccaagtagaacaaagttcatccattaatttgatcaaacaatcaagaatttaaagaaacccacttggtgttcttcatagctttctccacaatggagttcaattttctccccaaatcaactcaaagaatctccaaccaagcaacaagtagcaacggagtttaatttatgaatttataatgggtattattttgacaatttttttttggagaagatgggtattaaatagggtgaagaagaagatgaagtagcctaAAAATGGAGGGAATTTAAATTTATCTATGTGGCATCTATGTGGCAGCTTAGTTGGCGCTCCAAAACACGTCAGATGCAGTTTTTTGAAGGCTATAACGCGCCACTGAGCAGTGCATTCACGCTCttgtccacatcagcaaaaaaggggtattttgatactgaaaaaatttgtccagggggtaataggaccccccgcaaaggttaggtgtgtagttgggattttggtcaaacgttggggggtattttgagtattttctccaTTAATATCTATAAAAAGCAAAATTTAATCTTATTTATATTGTGTAAATGTATGATAACTAATATTTTAAGCATTGGCACTGCTGTAGTTGAAAAACATACAAAATATTGAGAATACACATggctgcaatttttttttattatataaatatCAATAAGTAATATATCAAAAATAAACTTTTACAAATATATATCATGAATATGTGAATTCCTCTGTAACTGTTTTTATATCGTATATACATTTTACTATACCTtgtataataaattttatatacctTGTATAATTTTGTTATACATTGTATACATTTTATTAAACCTTGTATACatttcatatatcacatatagTTTTATTATACATTGTATGATAAATTTTTATACCTCGTATAATTTGTATGATtcaaataatatttatatatgCAGTTATACCTCATATAATAATTGTCTTTCGAACATATTGTTTTGAAATGTATCTGTTGGatattttttaataaatatatgtttacatttttttattaaatatttcAACGTAAGTCAATCCATTTTTTTCTAACCTTAGCCTTGCCCAAATCCTTGAAAACTCTCAACAGCCGATacgaaaaatggaaatgaataaGAAGATGCAGTAGCAGTTGAGGAGTGTATAAGAAAGAGACGTAAGAAAAATAAATGTTTATCTGTTGGAGAAGAGAGATAAATGATATAATAGATATGGGTTTATCCCCCAAAGTAGGGagataaataataataaataatgagTAAATATTATTGAATCCCTAATTTAGAGGGATTCTTTTTCATATAATATTTTCCTTAAAGGTATAAATCTGTTATTTTTGAAGAACTTTAAAAGTTGTGTTATTTACGTGCGTAAATCTAAAAGCTTGACTTATGATGtaaatttccccctttttttttggccatttttttttctttctgtatCTTGTTATTTTGCTATCTCTTTCTGATATTAATGTGTCAGGTACTTTTTCTGAGCCAAGGGTCTactggaaacaacctctctacctcacaaaagtaaaagtaaggtctgcgtatatcaTACCCTCCCCAAACCCACTCATGGGACcccactgggtttgttgttgttgttgttgttgtaaacgaTGCTTAAAAAGACATAGATTCTCTGCCCCATTACTGTTCAGGGTGGTCGAAGTTATCAAACTGTCAAGTTCAGGGGGATAAATTAGAATGAAAAATAGTTTAAGTATGCACCAAATAATAAGCGTCAAGTTAAATGGGATCTTGATATATTATGCCTTTATATTTAGattgtttttctttttaatctgcaACATAATATTCTTCCTACGTGTATTCAGTGCTTGCTTCTATTATTAGATGTGTGATCAAATTCCGCTCGTTATGTGGAAAACAATAGTAGATGCTAAGTAATCTACCGGCGCGAAAAAAAAAGCATAGCAGAGTAAAACCTCTGAAATATTAACTAGAAAAAGCATGCAGTGCACATTAACTAGGAAAAAACATGTCCAGTACTCTATCATAAGTGTCCTATAATTAGGCTACTAGCGCGAAAAAAGCTGACAAAACAATATCCATTTACAGAGTCCCAAAATCTGAGAACTGAAACGGAATTCATAACAGAGTAAATCCCAAAACATATGAGAAAATGTGTTGTAGATCAATTTATCTTAATAAGCTTAGATGCTCCACAATTTGAAAATGAGCAAACAGAAGTAACAATAATAACATGAGACTTTTCTACGTAAATAGAAGACTGCCACTAACCATGGTTGTGGTGTACTGGCAGTACTACTCCATACTTAAGCAAGGCTTCGAGTTCGAGCCCCCTTGGGTACGGAGTCACCATTATTAGGGAGTGCTTTGCCCCCAATGTGGAACTACCTGACACGAATCCGGATTAGTCGAGCCCCAATGCGGGTATCGGACAccgaatgagaaaaaaaaaaaaaaaatagaagactgcccaaacaacatatataaTGTATTGGGCTTGAACAGCCTTTCCTCTAGTCCAAAGAGACTTTGTACATATCTATATATGCCGGGCAAttagcaggaatgcccttattaagggtggtctttaagttttgcccttaaaAGTGGTGGTCTTTAAAGTTTGACATTCGCTAGGGACCGATTGGTCACGTGTTCAAACCCCCACTCaggcgaaaattaaaaaaaaaatatcgcaaggcataagttcagAAAAAAGGTAGAATTATAACTCTGCCTTAAGACAGAATTGTCCATTTcttccttaaggcagaatttgcatggggcAGAATTTGCAGAACCTCCATGCAAgttctgcctttttttttttacaactttTGCCTTGcgaaaaaaatttaaatatttactgagCGGAGGTTCGAACCCGTAATCAAGGAGTCCCTAGCGAAGGGCAAAcctttaaagaccaccaatttgaagggcaaaacttaaagacccccccccccccccccccaaatgaaGGGCAGTCTGCGCAAAAAAAAGATATATGCCTTCAATTGAATCCCTTCCACGAAATCTCTGGACTTCagattttctcctttttttttttcttttttttttttgcgatgtCATAGTAGAATTAAGAGAATTTATCGTAGTACCTTCACCTTTGCAACGAATATAATCTCCCCATCATAATAATAAAAACGCAGCTTAAGGCGCTTCATTTTCTTATAAACCAAGTGAGGTCAGTAATAATGATATGCCTCTCCCATCCTTCGTGTCGAGCCTTTCCTAAAATTCACATATTGATTTCTCCAGTAATCATCCCCTTATAGTCAACGACTGCTAATCTTTCCTTCACTTCTATTAGTTATAatgaatatacataaatatgGTCATCTAGAGCTTTCCACAATGTAACGATACTGAACCTTAAAGTTTTCACATCATATGCAACTATGTTATGATAAAAAGTACAACTATTcaccatatatattttttttatttaactcaTCCACTTCTGGAGTGGATGTCTCCACTTCTAGAGTGGATGTCTTTCCATTGATCAAAAACATATTTACAAAACAGAGGAGTAGAATACTTACTCTCTGGACCTACTTAATTGGAACAGGCTCCAATTTTTGCACAAGTAGGATTTCTGTTCAGCTCTCAAAAAATTAAGGGGGAAGCCTTTCATATGTCCTCAATCAGGGTACATCAAAGGAATAAGACCTATACATGTTCCTATTCACAATAAAGGAATTTTTAACACTTTTGATACTGAAAGAAGGGAAGTTAAATTTATCCATTTTGATTGCACCCCTTATCTCCTTAGGAAGATTATGAAAGTCATTGATCCAAGTTGTGTCATTGCATCTAAGTCCCCAGTTTGCCAATCCATCTGCCACCTTGTTACCTTCTCTGAAACAATGCTTGATTCTCCATTCCATCTGATCAAGAATGTTTCTGGAATTTTTGATGGAGTTCCAAACATTCCAAGGGGTATTAGAGGTAATTTGTAACCAATCCACCAGAAGTTGTGAGTGCACCTCTATTTCTAGCTTCCTGTACCCATTGTCATTACACCAACCAATTCCAATTTCAACAGCCAAGACTTCAGCCATGTTATTTGTGATATGACCAAAAACTTTACCAGATGCAGCTATCAAGTTTCCCCGATCATCTCTTATAATACCACCCCTCCACTGGGTCGCGAGTTACCTTTTGCACATCCATCTGAGTTAAGCTTTACAAAACCAATTTTTGGTCTCTCCCATTTGATGGGGGTATAAATAAACTTGTCTGTGGCATGATCCATCATCTGATAAAGCTCCTCCCCTTTCAAGAATGGATTGATCATGTTGAATTGTTTGTGAACTGTCATGACAACTTGTAAGTTGATGTTATATTTGGTATTGATCAAGTTCATCCTCTTGTTCTCATATCTTTGCTTGCATCTTGCTTTCCATAGCTGCCTCCATTAGTGCAAACTCCGCCTCTCATAAATGGTTTAAACTGGGGAATGCATTCAGTGTCCTTCCATAATTGGTCTATGCCCAAAGTGAAACCCTTATTCTTGTGTACACTTCAAAAGGTCCTTTGGGAAATTTAGGTTCAGGTTTCACGAAGAGAACTttataaaaaaattcttttggtTCAAAACCTAATGAATAGCTACACAAAATAATCTCACAGGTATCTCTGCTCTCTGTGAACCATTGAAAACTTGGACAGATTGAAAACATGTATCTAGCATCGCGTTTGCGAAATTCAAACCATTGTTTCTAAGGTTTTGCGAAATTCAAACCCTTGTTTCTAAGGTTTTTTTACTCCAATTCTTCCATTTGCGAGGCCGCCACTTTGTAGACTAATCATCTCTGTTTCCATTTTATTTGTGCAAAGATCCCTTCCATGAAGAGTTAACTAAAACAACTGCCATCTAATTGCTTAAATTAAAAATAGTCGGctgttgtgtgtgtgtatatatgtaaaaTCATACATAATTTATGTATACTGACTGGCAAAAGTAACTAATGATCCAATTTGACCCACCATTCACTTTTTGTTTCTAAGTGAAAGTGGCTTTACGTAACTAATTAAGCCTTACTACAATTTGAATAAGTTCGGAAGTTATACAGATGAAGGGTACGAGTTTTCTGATTTTCTATTCATATATCTTCGAAgcttttttctttttgctttcCTGGATTGTATAATTTCAATCTTAATATAACAAATTAATGTTAAAGATCATGAAACTATGGATTTTCTCCTTGTAAAAAAAGAGCAAATTATTAATCCattatatttcttaaaaaaaaaaaaaaaacattctacCTCAGTTTAAACTTGTTCATGAGCACATCTGCAATTTTTTTCTAATTGGGAAGAGGCTTTCTACACATTTATAAAAACCAAATTTACTGGCATCGTTTCCACGAAATCCATGTACTTCAAATTCTCTCCAACTTTTTCTTGCGATATCATAAGAGAAGAAAGATAACTTTTTGTTTTTGACTCCAACACCGATTATAATTTCCCCATCATAATACGTCCAGCAATCAAAGAACACTGTCTTGTGAACCAAGGGAAAATCAAGAATGATATGCTGACCCTTCCCTAAAATCCAAAAATTAATTTCTCCATAAGCCGCCGTACCTTCGAGGACAGACAGTTTTCTCTTCACCTCCATCAGGTTATAAAAGTCCAACTCGTGACCATATAAAGCTTCCCACAATGTAATAGTTCTGCAGAAACTTTCAGCTTTCACATTAAATGCAACTATATCATTTGCTAAACAATTAAACATGTAGATAACTCCATCAATGCAAACTCCCTCCCTCACTCTATTAAATGCGGGAATGCTTTTAATCTCCTTCCATGATTCGTCTTTGCCTAAAGTGAAAACCCAGATTCTCGTGTAGTACGTTTTGAAATCACTAATTGACGTATGTTGAGTTTTCATGAAAAAACCTTTATAAACCTTTTCTTCTGGTTCAAAACCTAATGAATAGTCATATGCCTTCGCATCTACATCTACATAAGGAAGAAGTCTTACTTCTCCTGTACTTGGATTGCAAATTATACCACATTGTTTTAACTTTGTCCAGAAGCAAAACAGACCATTAACACACTCCAAATAGGTATGCCAAGCTTTAACAGAACCGTAGAGTCCATCAAAATCCTCAATATTAAGAAGGGAGGCTTTTCCATCCTTAGTTTGCTCTAAAGTGTAAAAAACTGTTTTGGGGACAAGCAACTTGGTTCCACCAGGGCGAGTCATAGAGCGGCATCGATGAATATCCAAAAAAAACTGATTCGAATACAAGAGAGTTACAGAACTTAGAAACACACTTGAAACGCATTAAGGATTTGGCAGGAAGCCACGAGAAGACCTCAAAGATTATATGTTGGGGAACTGACGGGCTCGAAGGCATCATACTCTTCTCCTTTGTGAGGGCGACTGTAGTACTGGCCATGCTTATAATTTACATTTGGTAAACCCTTTTTCCAGTTTAAATAGGGCAAAACTTTTGCCGCTGTACTTTTCCTTTTGCATTAGAACTTGTAGATCTTCCGAAGAGTTTTATGAGAGTCTATGAGGTTTTGCACCAAATAAAGTTAATTAAAACCTTgttttttctaataaagggaaAATTTCATTAGTAGCGATATTAGAGCTTTTTTTTGCAAAACAAACAGCGATATTATTCTTGTTTTAAAACATAGCattatttttctttcaaaatgtAGCATATATACATTGTATGCTCACACATACAATATATACAATTGGTTTTAGATTTtacataaaaaaaaagtttttgccAAATAAAAAGAAGATCCAATTTTACTCCCCATACGGCAATTATCCCAGTAAAAAGAAGTACCCTAATTTAAGGTCTCATTTAATGAAATCCTTATCAATTAGTGAATTATAATAACAAAATTCCCTAAAATTTCTCTCTACTCGGTTCGACATCTTCATCCCCTAAAATTTCTCTTTACTCTATTGACATCTTCTAGCTTGTTTGACCAAGTTTTTAAAATCAATTTAAAATTCCCTAAAATTTCTCCCTTAACTCagaagtacttttcaaaaaactACTCTTGACAAAAATCAGCttttgtttggccaattaatttaaaatgtaCTTTTAATTAGTAATTAGTGTTTGATCAaatttttaaaaagtgctt
The sequence above is a segment of the Lycium barbarum isolate Lr01 chromosome 6, ASM1917538v2, whole genome shotgun sequence genome. Coding sequences within it:
- the LOC132600137 gene encoding putative F-box protein At1g19160; translated protein: MTRPGGTKLLVPKTVFYTLEQTKDGKASLLNIEDFDGLYGSVKAWHTYLECVNGLFCFWTKLKQCGIICNPSTGEVRLLPYVDVDAKAYDYSLGFEPEEKVYKGFFMKTQHTSISDFKTYYTRIWVFTLGKDESWKEIKSIPAFNRVREGVCIDGVIYMFNCLANDIVAFNVKAESFCRTITLWEALYGHELDFYNLMEVKRKLSVLEGTAAYGEINFWILGKGQHIILDFPLVHKTVFFDCWTYYDGEIIIGVGVKNKKLSFFSYDIARKSWREFEVHGFRGNDASKFGFYKCVESLFPIRKKLQMCS